Sequence from the Lysobacter solisilvae genome:
AGTGGGAGTACGCGGATCCAACCTATGAGCAGATTTACGGGCCAGAGGCCTAACAATTCATTCAAGCCGAAGCCGCTTCGCGGCTCGGCTTAATTCAGGCGTTAGGCGCGATGGATAGTTCACAGTTGGTCAGAAACGGAAAGAGCCTCGTTGAGGCGATGGGCTATTGGCCGTCATTTCACGATGCGAATGTCATGGAGGCTTCCCGCAGCGGGGACTCCTTCTCCGTTACTGTCCATCTTTTCGCAATGACCGACCAAGTGGATTCAGCTGGCTACTACGTTCTGGAGAAGCACCACTTGGTAACAATTGTCATGCGTGGCGTGGAGAGCAACTCCCTGCCGTGCGACTACTCCGGCGACTGCTTGGATAGCCTCTCTTTCCAGAGCACGGACGGCCTTCTTCAGGTCGACTTTGGCTCGCATATGGACCAGGACGGCACCATCGTTTGCTCAGAGGCCGAGATCGCCAGCGTCATACCCTGTTCCTCCAAGGGTGTCGCACTCGCGCCTAACAATTCATTCAAGCCGAAGCCGCTTCGCGGCTCGGCTTAATTCAGGCGTTAGGCGGCAGCGCCACGATTTCCGTCGCCGCCTCTCCTCGGATACCGGCGTCGCAGGTTGAGTGCGCCACGCACTACTCGGGCGCTGGCTCCGGAGCCTCTTCTTCGGAAGCACTCTCCCGGTCTCGGGTTCCTGGCCTCGGTGCCCCGGCGTAATCATTGGGGAGCCATCTCCGGTGCCATGTCGCGTCACGGGTTCCGGGGCAAGCGCCAGGGCAGGGCGCTGTGGCACCCTTGGCACGGGCCGCGCATCGCAGCCCAGCGGGCGGCAGGTCGTCCCCTTTGCTGGGGCATCGCCGCCTAACAATTCATTCAAGCCGAACGCCACTTCGTGGCGTCGGCTTAATTCAGGCGTTAGGCCGCACACCAGCATCAGGGGGATTTGTGAAGAACACTATTCGTGCAGTCGTGATTGCAGCTGCCGTCGCAATTCTTGCCGCGTGCACTGGCAGCAACCCCGGCCCTCTCGCCGGCACCTGGCATATGTCTGGGGCAGTCCCAATGACGGTGACGTTCCGTAACGGGGAGACTGAGGCAATGGGAATGATCGAGAAGGTTTCATATAGGACGGAGGGCAATGATGTCCTCGTCACTTACGTTGACGGGATTGCCAAGGGCACTACCTTCCGTTACACGATGACGGATCCTGACACTGCTCGCAGCGAGTTGGGCACGCTTCGGCGCATTAAGTAGCTCTGGGTGCGCCCTAACAATTCATTCAAGCCGAAGCCGCTTCGCGGCTCGGCTTAATTCAGGCGTTAGGTTGCTAGGGGAGCACCATGAGTCGTTTCGAGAAGTTTCTTTCGATCTATCAGATCTTGGGTGGTGTCGGCGGGCTCATTATCGGATTGGTGTGGCTTCGCGCCAATCCCGACTACACAGCTTTAATCAGTGTGTTCCTTCTGATGAGTGTTGCCTCCTGTATTGCTGGCGTCCTCGTCTGGCTCAAAAGAAGGGCGGCATTCCCTTTCTCTCTCGCAGTTCAGGCTGTCCAGGTTCCGGCTTTCGCTGTAGCGTCGATTGCGTACACCTTGGGCCTAGGTTTGGTGTTTGTCCTTGGCCCGGAGTTCGGGCTGTCCTCAGACGGCACGATTAGCTTTGGCTTCCCCCTTGACTTCCAAGTCGGTGGAGTATTCGCCCTATCTTTTGGGGATCAATTTGCTAGTACCCTCCTTAGGGTTAACGTGGTCCCGCTGGTTCTAGTTGCCGCTGTCGTTCGTCATTACAAACGTCAAGTTCCGGTTGCGGCGTACGCAACCTAACAATTCATTCAAGCCGAAGCCGCTTCGCGGCTCGGCTTAATTCAGGCGTTAGGCCCACAAGCTTGACTACGCACTTCTACTTCATCTTCGACTACGCGACAGGTGTGCCTCGGGAGGTGTTTCGGTCCACTCTTCCTGGAAATGCCTTCTGCGATGGCTTGCTTATGCGGGCGAAGTACGACGGCAGCTGGTCTTCTGAAGAAGGAGAGGTCCGTCCCTTGGTAGATTATTGGCTTAGGGGCGACTTCGATCCTGAGGAAGACGAGATATCCGAAGCTCAGGCAGTCAAGTACTTGTCGCAGTGGCGTGGCGGAAGTTGGCCAGGGAGGCCATGATTTGTCGCAAGGTCTTTGCAGTGGAGTCCCGGGCGAGGCCTAACAATTCATTCAAGCCGAACGCCACTTCGTGGCGTCGGCTTAATTCAGGCGTTAGGCCCCACTTGGATGCGTAACTGCAACTGGTCCAACATTGTGCTCGGCGCGTCTTTGCTTCCCAGCGGGCTGCTCGTCGGCTTCATCTGTTGGTACATGTTCGTGTTCCGCCCTTCCGGCGAGGAGCAGTGGGGAGACGGCGTCGCAATCTTTTACCTCGGCGCGGTCACTTATCCGCTCTCCATCATGCTACTTGCAGTTGGTGTGGTTCTTTCAGTCCGCTGGCGGCGCAATCATCCAGGGCAACCAACAGCGGGGCCGCTTCTGTTTGCAGCGTCCTTGGGCCTGCTCGCCGCACCTTGGCTTCTATTGCTCGCACAGGTGCGCTAGCGTGGGCCCTAACAATTCATTCAAGCCGAAGCCGCTTCGCGGCTCGGCTTAATTCAGGCGTTAGGCGGCAGCGCCACGATTTCCGTCGCCGCCTCTCCTCGGATACCGGCGTCGCAGGTTGAGTGCGCCACGCACTACTCGGGCGCTGGCTCCGGAGCCTCTTCTTCGGAAGCACTCTCCCGGTCTCGGGTTCCTGACCTCGGTGCCCCGGCGTAATCATTGGGGAGCCATCTCCGGTGCCATGTCGCGTCACGGGTTCCGGGGCAAGCGCCAGGGCAGGGCGCTGTGGCACCCTTGGCACGGGCCGCGCATCGCAGCCCAGCGGGCGGCAGGTCGTCCCCTTTGCTGGGGCATCGCCGCCTAACAATTCATTCAAGCCGAACGCCACTTCGTGGCGTCGGCTTAATTCAGGCGTTAGGCAGCATGAAAGAGCATCGTCACCCAGCTAAATCCTTCATTGCCTGGCTTCTGCTCTTTGCTGGAAGCTACGCATTGGGGGCTGGGTTGAGCGGCTTCGCCTCGACCTTTGGAATTACGGACTTTCCAAATGATCGCAGAGGGGAGTGGGGGCTCATCGCTACACCAATTGTTCTTGCGATTGCTTTGGCAATTGGGTTATGGCCGTTTCGCTATCTGCTTCAGCGAACACCCCGCTGGTTCCTCTTGCTGGCAACAGTTCTCGCGACGTCGGTATCCTTTGCTTGGATCACGTGGCGGTTCGCTACTGCCACCTAACAATTCATTCAAGCCGACAGCCCAATCGCTGCGCGATTGGTCTGCGGCTTAACTCAGGCGTTAGACCTATGCGCAGGATTCTCGTAGTTTCGGCCGCACTGCTGTTTGCCTCTGCCAGCACTGCAGAGACTGCGCGCGCGCCTGAAAAGCTCACACCGACACAACTTGCTGCGTGTAAGGCCAAGGGCGGACGCCCCGAAATGGTGCTGTACTACGTCGAATCGTGCGTGTGGCCAACGCGGGATGCAGGCAAAGTCTGCCGGGGCAAATCCGACTGCCAAGGATTTTGCGAGGCGCCATTTGGCACCGAAGTTAATGCCAGGGCTGTCGGACAATGCTCCAAAGAAGCAGCGGACCGGGCCGGCGGCTGTGTCAACCACGTCGAGCGTGGCAGGTCCACGGGAGACATGTGTGTTCACTAGGCCTAGGTCTAACAATTCATTCAAGCAGAAGCCGCTTCGCGGCTCGGCTTAACTCAGGCGTTAGGCCTCGCGGCGGAAACCACCTTCTTCACACAGAGGGATATGTGTATGGCAGCAGATCAAAAGGTGAAAGGTCCCGCATCGTATTTTCCGTCGATCGAAAAGACTTACGGCAAACCCATCAGCCACTGGCTGAAGCTCTTGGATGCCATGAAGGACAAGAAGCACATGGAGCTGGTGGCCTTTCTCAAGTCGGAGCATAAGATTGGGCATGGACATGCAAACGCTTTGGTTTCTCACCATCGTGCCCAGGGCGAGGCCTAACAATTCATTCAAGCCGAAGCCGCTTCGCGGCTCGGCTTAATTCAGGCGTTAGCACCCATGACAGATTCCAAATTTCGTTGGCTTCTCATCCTGTACGTCATAGTCACTTTCGCTGCTGCGTGGGCTGCTACTGCTCCATCCGACTATTCGCAATCACTCGCGGACGCCTATGCAAGTGAGCCTACACCATTCCTATACCGCCACGCCGGCCTCGCCTCCGGGATTGGCATCACGCTCATGCTGGCAGCCGTTGCGAGTGTTATTGGCTTGTTCTTCTTCAAGCGCTGGGGCCGGACAGTGCTGCTTTGGGCAGTAGTTGCCGAGCTTGTCGTCTATTTGTTCTCGGGCCCCACGCTGCACTCAGCATTGGAGGACAGACTTGTTGAGATAGCCATACTCATGCGCGGAGCAATTCTTGCCCTTGTTTACTACTCGCCCATAGCTGGCCGCCTGAGTGCTAACAATTCATTCAAGCCGAAGCCGCTTCGCGGCTCGGCTTAATTCAGGCGTTAGCTCTGCTAAGGGAAGTTATGACCTGTTTGAAGTATCTAGCTGCCGGTTTGCTCGCGCTCTCCGCCAATGTCGCTGCAGCGGAAATCACTGACCCGTATTGCCCGCTCACATTCGCGCCGCCTGGCAAATGGGAACAGTCGGAATCTGGCTATTTCAGGTTGGCCGCTGCGGATGGCGCGGAACTGACGGGAATGCCTATTCCAGACTCGGCTCACGGCGAGCCGCTCGAACAAGTGGACCAAAAGGCTTCCTATTTCCATAGCATGTCTTTTGGCAGCACTAATCCGTCGGCCCCTGAGCAGGTTTCAGGCAAAGGCTGGAAGGGGTTGCTGCGGCAGCAAACAACCGCGCTTGGACCAGAGTTCCAGTTCGTGGTCCGGTCGGAGCAAGCAACGTGCCTTTACTACCTGCGTGTGCCAGCGGATGCGTCGCCAACTCGGGCGCAGGAACTTCGGCAGGTTCTGTTATCGGTTCGTCCCAGTGCCGGGCCGCAGAGCTAACAGTTCATTCAAGCCGAAGCCGCTTCGCGGCTCGGCTTAATTCAGGCGCTAGGGGCCCATGAACAAGCACACAATTCAGGCGTTAGACCGCACGCAACCTTATGGAGGCTCATGGGTACTGATCTTGAAGCAGCGCAAGCTGATATGCGCTTCGGCTACTACAGTGGTGCGCCCGGCATCTTTGCATCCTCTGCAGCATGGCTGGCGGCAGCCATCGTTGCCTTGCAAGTCTCTGCAAAGCAGGCGGTTTGGGTTCTCTTTGCCGGTGGCGTCGTGATTCATCCGGTCGGTGTTTTGCTTGCCAAGGCGCTGGGCCGTCCCGGAAGACATGAGCCTGGCAATCCGCTGGCGGCACTGGCCTTTGCCACCACGCTCTGGCTGATACTTAGCCTGCCGCTCGCTTATGGGGCATCAATCCTCCGCTTAGAGTGGTTTTTCCCCGCGATGCTGCTTGTGATCGGCGGCCGATATCTAACGTTCGGCTCGCTCTTTGGCATGCGGGTGTACTGGGTCCTGGGCCTTACCCTTGCAACGGCGGGCTACTTTCTCGGCAGCACAGGCGCGCTTCCTGCAGTGAGCGCTTTTGTTGGCGCCGCCATCGAGGCTGCGTTTGCAGTCTCTGTGCTGGCTCTTGGGCGCCACGAGGTGCGGGCAAACAATTCATTCAAGCCGAAGCCGCTTCGCGGCTCGGCTTAATTCAGGCGTTAGGGCCCAAAGAGCATGACTTCTCAATCCCGCGCTTTTGTCGCTATTGCGAACTTCCTAGTGGCTGTTGCCGTCGGCGCTTGGAGTCTCTACCTCATCTCAATGCCACTGCATCCATTGGCCGGCGACTCCCACGGCGGTATCCTCGCGGCCTTCTCGGGGTTGTTCCTGGCGCCCGTGGCGCTTTCCGCCTTCGCAGCCGGCCGGCTCTTCCAACGGCAGTCCCAACGCGCCTGGCTCATGCAAGGAGTAGCGTTGGCGCTAGTGGCCGCGCTCGTGCTGGTGCTCGTGCTGTGATGGGGCGCGCGGGGCCTAACAATTCATTCAAGCCGACCACCACTTCGTGGTGGCAGCTCAGGCGTTAGGCCTCAGCAATGAGAATCTTGCGACCAAATCCTCAAGCAGTCCGGATACTCGCCCAGACAGAGGGCTGGCTACTTCTCGTTGCGCTCATTCCGTCAGTCGTCTGCGCCTATGCAGACGGCCTTTGGGTGGGGCTCAAGTTCTTTGCGGGATTTGTCGCGGTCATTACGCCCGCGCTCGTGTGGTCGTTCTGGGCGTACCTCTATCCAAAGCAGCCCCCGAATGGCTAGCCTTGGGCCTAACAATTCATTCAAGCCGAAGCCGCTTCGCGGCTCGGCTTAATTCAGGCGTTAGGCACCTGTGAAAGCTCTGCGTCGACCGATAGTTCTGATAGCCCTCGCGATTCC
This genomic interval carries:
- a CDS encoding Imm50 family immunity protein, which produces MDSSQLVRNGKSLVEAMGYWPSFHDANVMEASRSGDSFSVTVHLFAMTDQVDSAGYYVLEKHHLVTIVMRGVESNSLPCDYSGDCLDSLSFQSTDGLLQVDFGSHMDQDGTIVCSEAEIASVIPCSSKGVALAPNNSFKPKPLRGSA
- a CDS encoding DUF4287 domain-containing protein, translated to MAADQKVKGPASYFPSIEKTYGKPISHWLKLLDAMKDKKHMELVAFLKSEHKIGHGHANALVSHHRAQGEA
- a CDS encoding DUF7010 family protein, which gives rise to MGTDLEAAQADMRFGYYSGAPGIFASSAAWLAAAIVALQVSAKQAVWVLFAGGVVIHPVGVLLAKALGRPGRHEPGNPLAALAFATTLWLILSLPLAYGASILRLEWFFPAMLLVIGGRYLTFGSLFGMRVYWVLGLTLATAGYFLGSTGALPAVSAFVGAAIEAAFAVSVLALGRHEVRANNSFKPKPLRGSA